The following DNA comes from Camelina sativa cultivar DH55 chromosome 14, Cs, whole genome shotgun sequence.
ttcttatcattaacattacaaaattttgtaaaatgtggtattttacACAAAGCAATATTTTCTACTATTTTCCTAAacatattcaaatattatagtttatttcaaataagattattttttctgaaaaagaaactgaacaaTACACTAAAATACTGTatttattaataacatataatttaatgCGTAACAAAATGGAAAATGGAATATGTAGAACATGACTACATGTATAGCATACaaaatgagcaaaaaaaaacaaatcactaaTACTGTGCATTACAGATATGGACTTCTTGTGTTTATATTTTTGGCTATATTTTGCGTACAGTAATTACGAAATTAGCATACAAATAGCAAATCAAACACCCAAACAATACAGCATTCCTTGCTTGTTCATTTGGTCTATCATATTGTATCATCACTTTTGGCTTCTTTCTTTTGCACAGATCAATTACTGTAAATAGCAATTTATTCCATTCGCATTACAAACATAAAACGAGTACAACATTCTTGGCTTATTCCAccaaaagaaccaaacacaaCACTCGTACCACTTAGGCTCTTACTCAACAGATATCTCCTGAACATCTTTCTTTGGCTTCTCCGTCCTAGGAATCACAACATTGAGCACACCGTTCTTGAGCTCTGCTTTGATCTCCTCAACCTTAGCATCATCAGGCAACGACAAGCTCGTGTTGTAGTAACCATAACTCTTTGAAGACCAGTACTCGTCTTCTTCAGGTgagcctttttcttcttccgcCTTGTGTTCTCCTTTAATCACCAAGACTCCATCATCTACCGTGATCTTCACGTCATCTTTGGTTAGCCCTGGAACATCGTATCTGAGTTTGTAACAGTCGTCTTGCTCTTTCACTTGACCCATTAGTTGGGATGTTCTAATGTTGAAGTTGTCGAAAATTCTGTTTATGTTCTCTGTTGCTTGCATCAGAGCGTTTCCTAGACTTGGAGTGAAAAACTCTGTTTTCAAGCAAAATGAGAGAGAAGTTAATTAAGTTGATGTGACTTATGCAacgaaaatgtaaaataatccaaaatttcctgttatatatatatatacaaaaaatctTGGATCGTTTTAACGAATatctaaatatccaaaatttcaaAAGTCAAGATTTGCAACGGTTCCTCTTGAATTTTTCAGAATATAATTGTAATGTGATGAAGAACTCttatcattttataattttgataatcaatctaaaaacagaacaaaaataaaagtagtgATAATTTTgctaaaaatgtatttcaatgataaaaaaaactaaaatgaaattattCGTGCTTCTGATAATTATATAGATCAAAGAAATACAAACGTACCATTTAGGGCAGGAGCGAAGTAGCCATGATCGTCAGTGTTACGCAAGAGACTTTTGCGGCCACGTCTCCGG
Coding sequences within:
- the LOC104742757 gene encoding 26.5 kDa heat shock protein, mitochondrial-like; its protein translation is MALARLALRNLQQKLSPSLIGQSCERGMASNRHNPVKLNRYMATSTTSEQLEEKKNTQVSVSEKKSPQRNTPRRRGRKSLLRNTDDHGYFAPALNEFFTPSLGNALMQATENINRIFDNFNIRTSQLMGQVKEQDDCYKLRYDVPGLTKDDVKITVDDGVLVIKGEHKAEEEKGSPEEDEYWSSKSYGYYNTSLSLPDDAKVEEIKAELKNGVLNVVIPRTEKPKKDVQEISVE